The Penaeus vannamei isolate JL-2024 chromosome 39, ASM4276789v1, whole genome shotgun sequence genome window below encodes:
- the LOC113811648 gene encoding mucin-2, with translation MRHPEKSSPRIQAIDPMPEPHTHPNHSLPKDHSSKADHVITPLTTATTTSTDTHHGHVITPATDHRTTSTDTHHGHVITPVTDRRTTSTDTHHDHVITPAKAQTTEPPQQTPTTTTHPPRPRDHPSQGPDRRTTSTDTHHGRVITPATDRRTTSTDTHHDHVITPAADHRTTSTDTHHDHVITPAKAQTTEPPQQTPTTTTQGPDRRTTSTDTHHGHVITPATDRRTTSTDTHHDHVITPAADHRTTSTDTHHDHVITPAADHRTTSTDTHHDHVITPAKAQTTEPPQQTPTTTTQGPDHRTTSTDTHHGHVITPATDRRTTSTDTHHDHVITTAADHRTTSTDTHHDHVITPAADHRTTSTDTHHDHVITPAKAQTTEPPQQTPTTTTRRPQNHLNRHPPRPRDHPSQSPDHRTTSTDTHHDHVITPAKAQTTEPPQQTPTTTTSSPQPRARPQNHLNRHPPHDHLNRSPPLNHSNQGQPREYRSLPHNHHKSSPPYSHSNTNLPRCYF, from the exons atgagaCATCCAGAGAAAAGTAGCCCAAGAATTCAAGCAATAGACCCAATGCCTGAACCACACACCCATCCCAACCACAGCCTACCCAAGGACCACTCTTCCAAGGCCGACCACGTGATCACCCCACTCACCACGGCCAC AACCACCTCAACAGACACCCACCACGGCCACGTGATCACCCCAGCCACCGACCACAGAACCACCTCAACAGACACCCACCACGGCCACGTGATCACCCCAGTCACAGACCGCAGAACCACTTCAACAGACACCCACCACGACCACGTGATCACCCCAGCCAAAGCCCAGACCACAGAACCACCTCAACAGACACCCACCACGACCAC ACACCCACCACGACCACGTGATCACCCCAGCCAAGGGCCAGACCGCAGAACCACCTCAACAGACACCCACCACGGCCGCGTGATCACCCCAGCCACAGACCGCAGAACCACCTCAACAGACACCCACCACGACCACGTGATCACCCCAGCCGCAGACCACAGAACCACCTCAACAGACACCCACCACGACCACGTGATCACCCCAGCCAAAGCCCAGACAACAGAACCACCTCAACAGACACCCACCACGACCAC CCAAGGGCCAGACCGCAGAACCACTTCAACAGACACCCACCACGGCCACGTGATCACCCCAGCCACAGACCGCAGAACCACCTCAACAGACACCCACCACGACCACGTGATCACCCCAGCCGCAGACCACAGAACCACCTCAACAGACACCCACCACGACCACGTGATCACCCCAGCCGCAGACCACAGAACCACCTCAACAGACACCCACCACGACCACGTGATCACCCCAGCCAAAGCCCAGACCACAGAACCACCTCAACAGACACCCACCACGACCAC CCAAGGGCCAGACCACAGAACCACCTCAACAGACACCCACCACGGCCACGTGATCACCCCAGCCACAGACCGCAGAACCACCTCAACAGACACCCACCACGACCACGTGATCACCACAGCCGCAGACCACAGAACCACCTCAACAGACACCCACCACGACCACGTGATCACCCCAGCCGCAGACCACAGAACCACCTCAACAGACACCCACCACGACCACGTGATCACCCCAGCCAAAGCCCAGACCACAGAACCACCTCAACAGACACCCACCACGACCAC CCGCAGACCACAGAACCACCTCAACAGACACCCACCACGACCACGTGATCACCCCAGCCAAAGCCCAGACCACAGAACCACCTCAACAGACACCCACCACGACCACGTGATCACCCCAGCCAAAGCCCAGACCACAGAACCACCTCAACAGACACCCACCACGACCACGTCATCACCCCAGCCAAGGGCCAGACCACAGAACCACCTCAACAGACACCCACCACACGACCACCTCAACCGCAGCCCACCACTCAACCACTCAAACCAAGGTCAACCGCGTGAATATCGGAGCCTACCACACAACCATCACAAGTCAAGCCCACCATATTCTCATTCAAACACAAACCTACCACGCTGCTACTTCTAG